From the genome of Virgibacillus siamensis, one region includes:
- a CDS encoding MFS transporter translates to MWFANFFVAGSITMVLPFISLYIEEFGVFPDSYVQSWSGWIFGITFVTAFIFSPIWGRIGDKYGRKNILILSAAGLGVSVLLMGFANSVWELFLLRLFMGVFTGFIPMSQAMISTQTPKKIAGQVLGTLQTGSITGALMGPMLGGALADVFGYASTFRWTSITIIASGLIVFFGVKELLVQKDDTEKEYKSYTSKEVMLHVIRNPVLLIAMLISALVQIAHFSIQPILSLYVAEIHGPANIAFFSGVAFSAAGLGNLLMAKRWGKLGDRIGYTKIMIFLLFMAGIVYFPGAFVTNIWELVVLRFLLGISIGGLVPVRIAYIRQEAPLSMQGEVLGYNTSLRFLGNIIGPALGGIVSGFYGFTGVFFVTSALLILGGIIMLLAWYRHEYERKQPRHLSSTRGQT, encoded by the coding sequence ATGTGGTTTGCGAATTTTTTTGTTGCCGGGAGCATTACGATGGTACTTCCATTTATCTCCCTCTACATTGAAGAATTCGGGGTATTCCCGGATTCGTACGTACAGTCCTGGTCCGGGTGGATTTTTGGGATTACCTTTGTGACAGCTTTCATTTTTTCACCAATCTGGGGGCGTATCGGTGATAAATACGGCCGAAAAAACATCCTGATCCTTTCAGCAGCCGGATTAGGAGTCTCTGTTCTGCTGATGGGATTCGCCAATTCCGTCTGGGAACTTTTTTTATTGCGGTTGTTCATGGGGGTTTTCACCGGTTTCATCCCAATGTCACAAGCGATGATTTCTACCCAGACACCGAAAAAGATTGCCGGGCAAGTACTTGGAACCTTGCAAACAGGCAGTATTACAGGGGCTCTGATGGGACCGATGCTTGGCGGAGCACTTGCCGATGTATTTGGGTATGCTTCCACGTTTAGATGGACTTCCATCACCATTATCGCTTCCGGATTGATTGTATTTTTCGGCGTCAAAGAATTGCTTGTCCAAAAAGATGATACGGAAAAAGAATATAAATCTTACACATCCAAAGAAGTTATGCTGCATGTGATCAGGAACCCGGTATTGCTGATTGCCATGCTTATCTCAGCCCTTGTACAGATTGCCCACTTCAGTATTCAGCCAATTTTATCATTATATGTAGCTGAAATTCATGGCCCGGCTAATATTGCATTCTTTTCAGGGGTTGCCTTTTCTGCTGCGGGTCTTGGCAATCTGCTGATGGCAAAACGGTGGGGAAAACTTGGAGACCGGATTGGCTACACAAAAATTATGATCTTTTTATTATTTATGGCCGGAATCGTATATTTCCCGGGAGCATTTGTCACCAACATCTGGGAACTTGTAGTTTTACGATTTTTACTTGGCATCTCAATTGGCGGACTTGTTCCGGTTCGGATTGCATATATCAGGCAGGAGGCACCATTATCCATGCAGGGTGAAGTGCTTGGGTATAATACGAGCCTGCGTTTCCTCGGAAATATTATCGGTCCCGCACTTGGCGGTATCGTTTCCGGGTTTTATGGTTTTACAGGAGTCTTTTTTGTCACAAGCGCTCTGCTGATTCTTGGTGGCATCATTATGCTGCTTGCATGGTACCGGCATGAATATGAGAGAAAACAACCCCGCCATTTGTCATCGACTCGGGGACAGACGTAA
- a CDS encoding DUF1002 domain-containing protein, whose amino-acid sequence MNKNLVRVSFIWMMAIVLAAGFTGSVFATGDGINEKLGVPIVVYGETLSDSQEQEVRELLDVQDAANVEEYTVTGEDIAKYINGNPNSNMYSSAKITREEEGHGLDINIVTPDNITQVTPEMYANALLTAGVENATVDVASPIKVSGHSALTGIYKAYDAQGVQLDKDRMQVADEELGVATDLANNEGLSQEKVSELLTEIKKEIAKQDPATKEEIEQIVKEQLNKLEISLSDADRQMLVDLFEKMRNLDINFDKVASQLDDIASSVKDKFNEIVNDEGFWNKVETFFKDIFNAIRNFFESIFK is encoded by the coding sequence ATGAATAAAAACTTGGTAAGAGTAAGTTTTATATGGATGATGGCAATCGTTCTGGCAGCAGGATTTACCGGATCTGTTTTTGCAACAGGGGACGGAATTAATGAAAAACTTGGTGTTCCGATTGTAGTATATGGCGAAACATTATCAGACTCCCAAGAACAGGAAGTCAGAGAATTGCTTGATGTCCAGGATGCAGCAAATGTGGAGGAATATACCGTTACAGGTGAGGATATTGCAAAATACATTAATGGAAATCCAAATTCCAATATGTATTCTTCTGCTAAAATCACCCGTGAGGAAGAAGGTCACGGACTTGATATCAATATTGTGACACCGGACAATATTACGCAGGTAACACCGGAAATGTACGCGAATGCACTATTGACTGCCGGCGTGGAAAATGCAACGGTTGATGTTGCATCACCGATAAAGGTCAGCGGGCACTCAGCATTGACAGGAATCTATAAGGCATATGATGCACAAGGCGTACAACTTGATAAAGACCGTATGCAGGTGGCAGACGAAGAACTTGGTGTTGCAACAGACCTTGCCAACAATGAAGGATTGAGTCAGGAAAAGGTCAGTGAATTGTTAACAGAAATCAAAAAAGAAATAGCCAAACAAGATCCTGCTACCAAAGAAGAAATAGAACAAATTGTAAAAGAACAGTTGAATAAGCTTGAGATTTCATTGAGTGATGCTGACCGGCAAATGCTGGTGGACTTGTTTGAAAAAATGCGCAACCTTGACATTAATTTTGACAAAGTTGCATCACAGCTGGATGATATTGCATCCAGCGTAAAAGACAAATTCAACGAAATCGTTAATGATGAAGGGTTCTGGAACAAAGTGGAGACATTTTTTAAAGACATCTTTAACGCTATCCGGAACTTCTTTGAAAGTATTTTTAAGTAG
- a CDS encoding YuzB family protein, protein MGIVVVEICDGNAITALDIEGIIEKEFPEVAVLMNECLSYCGLCRVKPYALVNNKRVFGNTPEECLDKIRTAIKEELAVYQ, encoded by the coding sequence ATGGGTATAGTCGTTGTTGAGATTTGTGACGGAAATGCAATCACTGCTTTAGATATAGAAGGAATCATTGAAAAGGAATTTCCCGAAGTTGCAGTTTTGATGAATGAATGCTTATCATATTGCGGTCTTTGCAGGGTGAAACCTTATGCACTGGTCAATAATAAACGCGTTTTCGGCAACACACCCGAAGAATGCCTGGACAAAATTCGCACAGCAATCAAAGAAGAACTGGCTGTTTATCAATAA